In Mariluticola halotolerans, one DNA window encodes the following:
- a CDS encoding cell wall hydrolase, translating to MALGQQAIAWQVFLGKTARLGALVLAFVTMVATASAQQVATLTPELLSSYVAHQTAARLQQDITFKPEQWLAPQAPTVNPEMLSAYAATKFVPTAKRVADAQKERLCLAQAIYHEARGEPEKGQWAVANVILNRVVSKRYPSSICGVVFQNANGPKFRCQFSFACDGRSDMGGNGNRIVRESWVRANVIALAAFKQFQAGQRPDAVPANVLYYHTRNVSPHWAQSFRQVSQIGSHIFYSPS from the coding sequence ATGGCGCTGGGTCAGCAGGCCATTGCATGGCAGGTCTTTTTGGGCAAAACCGCGCGCCTTGGCGCTCTGGTTCTGGCTTTCGTCACGATGGTTGCCACCGCCTCCGCGCAGCAGGTCGCAACGCTGACGCCCGAACTCCTCTCTTCCTATGTCGCCCATCAGACAGCTGCCAGATTGCAGCAGGACATCACCTTCAAGCCCGAGCAATGGCTCGCCCCGCAAGCCCCCACCGTTAATCCGGAAATGCTCAGCGCCTATGCGGCCACCAAATTCGTGCCCACCGCCAAGCGGGTGGCCGATGCCCAAAAGGAACGCCTTTGCCTCGCCCAGGCGATTTACCATGAGGCCCGCGGCGAGCCGGAAAAAGGCCAGTGGGCCGTGGCCAATGTCATTTTGAACCGGGTTGTCTCCAAGCGCTATCCGTCCAGCATTTGCGGCGTGGTCTTCCAGAACGCCAATGGCCCCAAATTCCGATGCCAGTTCTCCTTCGCCTGCGACGGGCGTTCCGATATGGGTGGCAATGGCAATCGCATCGTGCGCGAAAGCTGGGTGCGGGCCAATGTCATCGCACTGGCCGCCTTCAAGCAGTTCCAGGCCGGGCAGCGCCCCGATGCGGTCCCGGCAAACGTGCTTTACTATCACACACGCAATGTGTCGCCCCATTGGGCCCAA
- a CDS encoding HAD family hydrolase, with translation MSALGPFSAIVFDMDGVLLDTEPLYKQAMHQACTDLGFEMNEDLHNAQIGAPADASARMLIEFFGADFPLALYNQYTAKTMQALTADDVPLKAGVRELLFELNARNIPAAVATSTASPIAPDRLKRAGIFDKFHAVVTRNDVQNGKPHPEPFLTAAARLGIDPAQCIALEDSHNGIRSAHGAGMMPIMVPDLLAPNDEITALCHAVLPSLHHVREAAFGTTPA, from the coding sequence TTGTCAGCCCTCGGTCCTTTCTCCGCCATCGTCTTTGATATGGATGGCGTTCTGCTTGATACGGAACCCCTTTACAAACAGGCCATGCACCAGGCCTGCACCGATCTCGGTTTCGAAATGAACGAAGACCTGCACAATGCACAAATCGGCGCGCCGGCCGATGCGAGTGCGCGCATGCTGATCGAGTTTTTTGGGGCTGATTTCCCCTTGGCGCTCTATAACCAATATACCGCCAAGACCATGCAGGCGCTGACCGCCGATGATGTGCCGCTCAAGGCCGGCGTGCGTGAATTGCTGTTTGAGCTGAACGCCCGCAATATTCCCGCCGCCGTTGCCACCTCAACCGCAAGCCCGATCGCGCCCGACCGGCTGAAACGCGCCGGCATTTTTGATAAATTCCATGCGGTCGTCACCCGCAATGATGTGCAGAATGGCAAACCGCATCCCGAGCCGTTTCTTACCGCCGCCGCCCGTCTGGGCATCGACCCCGCGCAATGCATTGCGCTCGAGGACAGCCATAACGGCATCCGCTCCGCCCATGGCGCAGGCATGATGCCAATCATGGTGCCCGATCTGCTGGCACCCAATGACGAGATCACCGCACTGTGCCACGCCGTTCTGCCCTCGCTGCACCATGTGCGCGAAGCCGCCTTCGGCACCACGCCCGCCTGA